GAAATAGATGTGCTGGAAGATAGATTGAATAGAATTGCAACCCTTAACGAAAATGCTATGGGCGTAGAGCTAAAGCGGTTTGGTAACGCTGTGGCATTCTCTGTGAAAAGTATCCCGGGACCATCTTTCAATACGGTGAAGGGAATAAGCGGAGAGAATATCGATGATTTGGATGAAATAGTAGATTTTTATACCAGTAGAGGTATGCCGGCGCGATTCGAAGTAACACCAGGCAATGCTTCAACCGACCTTTTTAGGAAGCTCAGTACGTTGGGCTTTTTTCAAAGTGGTTTTCATACGGCGCTTTACCGCCCGTTGTCGCCGGTAGAGCCGGTGATGGGTGGTGCGGATACCGCTGTCCAGATTGAAAAAATCAGTCTTGAGGACTTTGATATTTTTGGTGAATTATATACAAGCGGGTTCGGGATGCCTGTAGCATTTAAGGACTATGTGACGGCTAATAATAAGGTGCTTGCGGAGAGCAAACCTTGGACATTTTATTTGGCGAGTGTAGGCGGCGAGCCAGCCGGAATAGGTGTTTTGTATGTGAAAAATGATGTCGCAACATTGGCTGCGTCGGCGACTGTGCCTGAATTCAGGAACAAAGGGGTGCAGACGGCGTTGATACAAAAGCGTATGCAGCATGCGGTTGATGAAGGTTGCAGATACTTGGTTGGACAAGCGGCTTTTGGCAGCGTGAGCCAGAAGAATATGGAGCGAGCTGGGTTGAAGATTGCTTATACGAATGCGGTTTGGGATAAGCTTTGATGTGGAACGCCGGGGTAGGTGTGGACCTTCTCGGCGTTTGTCGTTCTGTGTCGAATGAAGGATATATTGGCCAAAGTCGCGGATAAAATGAAAAGTTAGCGGATAAAACGAAAAGTTAGCGGATAAAACGGAAACTTGGCGGATAAAACGGAAACTTGGCGGATAAAACGGAAACTTGGCGGATAAAATGAAAACTTTACTGATATATATTGCGCGGAGGATGGGAAGTGTGTAGATTACCAGAAATTTAAGCAGATTGGCCGCATTTAAATTACACAAAATATTGCTCTTTCCTATGCCTCGTCCCCATCTTCAGTATAAAATGTACTCATCCAGAAGTGAAAGGAAGAAATTAATTATGTCCATAGCTGTAATATACGGGGGAACCCGTCCACATGGAAATACAGAAACCCTTACCAAACATGCTACCCAAGGCGTTGAGGTGGAAGAAATATACCTGAACAACCACAACATCCTTCCAATCATCGATATGCGCCACGATGTCGAGGGGGTTCAAAATAGAAATGATGATTATAACGCCATTATAGAACGTGTACTGCAGCATGATACGTTAATTTTTGCCACGCCTATCTATTGGTACAGTATGTCAGGCACTATGAAGAATTTCATTGATCGCTGGTCCCATTCGATTCGTGACAATAACTTTCCGGATTTCAAAGCCGACATGTCAAACAAAAAAGCGTACGTCATTGCAGTTGGAGGAGATAATCCCTCTATCAAAGGATTGCCAATGATAGAGCAGTTCAAATACATTTTTGAGTTCATGGGATTGGAATTTAAGGGGTACGTGATTGGGAAAGGAAACCAGCCTGGGGACATCCATGCGGATAAGGTTGCATTGTTTCAAGCGGAAGCACTAAGGGAAGAACTACGTGTAAAATAGAATCTAATACAAAGAAAAACTTCCTTTTCTATATAGATAGAGAGGGAAGTTTTTTCAATTTGAGAATAGGCTGAATTTGTAGTTCTCCTAATTACTTGTGAATATCGACCGATTAAAGCTAAAGGAAGCCCCCCTGCCTTTACTTCACTCTAAGAATGGTTGCTAACTTGAGCAGGAGAGCGGTTCTCCTGTATTTTTCTTAAATAAATAATCCACCATACCACAATATATAAGTGTCCAGCAGCAACGAAAATAGCCCATGTCTCTCCTTGACCAATACTGAAAAGTAAATGTTCTAGTTCATTATGATCAGAAGCTCTATCAATGCCATTCAATATCGAAACTACTGGAACCGAGAATAAAAGTACAATGGTGAATACGGATGCAATTACTATTCTCATCCTGATGATGCAGGTAGTTGCTATAACAAAGGTTGTTAAGAAGAGCAAATAGTAGATTAACAGTATCCATGTAGGAAGATTTTCCCCGTACATTGAATCAACTCCCTTTATTTATGTTTAAGCAGCGATTAAAAAGCTAGAGTAACAAACCAAAGGTAGCGCAATTTTGTTACCTTTTTTAATGCAATCTCCCCCTATCAACATTAATTTTACCACAATAATCCAATTTATTTAGCGGAATTAAAAGGGATTACCCCAACAAAAATAGAAAAAGTTAGTAGGTAGATAATTTTATAAAGTATGTGAACTTGTTTGACGGGAGTGGAGGATAATTAAAAGAATAAGCAAGTTTTTAGTGTTCTCGATTGCGGGTACGTTATTGGGGCTATTAGGATATATGATATTCTTTAGCGGAGAAGTGAGTTTTGGGCTTGGCGTCTCTATATTAATTGGGAACCTAATTGGGGCATATATTGGATATAAATTAAGAGGTGAATAAAATGTATATAGCCACTGATATCTGATTGGAGGAAAACTTTAAATGGAGTTTTTGCTTATCTTCGGCGTTCATTTTTTTATCATGGGTTCTGCATCAATGTTGTTAAGTTTAGTTGTTAGTTCTGTGGCGAAGAAGATTCCTTTTTTAGTTACGATCTTGGGTTGTATGCTCTTAGGTGTCATGTATGCGAGTACGATTGGCTTTTCAGAGCTTTTATGGTTGACCGCTTTGTTTAATGGTGTGCTTTCAGCTGTTGCAGTGGGATTAGTGAAATTGAGTGATTATGCTGGGGAGAAGGCGGAAAGGTTTGATGGATGAAGAAAAGCAATAATAGTAGGAGAGTGAAAATGAGAA
This window of the Sutcliffiella horikoshii genome carries:
- a CDS encoding GNAT family N-acetyltransferase; the encoded protein is MSNLMKNQWCIVEQSEIDVLEDRLNRIATLNENAMGVELKRFGNAVAFSVKSIPGPSFNTVKGISGENIDDLDEIVDFYTSRGMPARFEVTPGNASTDLFRKLSTLGFFQSGFHTALYRPLSPVEPVMGGADTAVQIEKISLEDFDIFGELYTSGFGMPVAFKDYVTANNKVLAESKPWTFYLASVGGEPAGIGVLYVKNDVATLAASATVPEFRNKGVQTALIQKRMQHAVDEGCRYLVGQAAFGSVSQKNMERAGLKIAYTNAVWDKL
- a CDS encoding flavodoxin family protein; translated protein: MSIAVIYGGTRPHGNTETLTKHATQGVEVEEIYLNNHNILPIIDMRHDVEGVQNRNDDYNAIIERVLQHDTLIFATPIYWYSMSGTMKNFIDRWSHSIRDNNFPDFKADMSNKKAYVIAVGGDNPSIKGLPMIEQFKYIFEFMGLEFKGYVIGKGNQPGDIHADKVALFQAEALREELRVK